gtgttctgcctgGGACGCTGGAGGAGATCAGCTGCTCAATCAGGGACAGTGAAAACAGGTTTGGGTCAGTATGTCCTCTTGCAGGGAGGGTCAGGGCACTGTGAGCTGGGTGATAGTTCTGCAGTAAATGATGCTCTACtgatttggtgtgtgtgcgtgtgcgtgtgtgtgtgtgtgtgtgtgtgtgtgtgtgtgtgtgtgtgtgtgtgcgcgcgtgtgtgcgtgtgcgtgtgtctgtccATGGATGAACTGTCAGCAGTAACAGAGAAATcttacatttgtgttttaacagtTTTGGGTGCCCCTCTCCTTTAAGCTCACCCTGTACGTACGTGGGCAGGTGCTAGGTTCCAGTGAGGTGAGGCAGAGAGGGCAAAATTGGAGTAGGGTGGAAGGTGGAATTGGCAGCTTGGTCaggctgcactttttttttttgtttgcttcatcTTAATTTGGTTTTGCTGAATTTCCCTAGTTCACTTTTTTGCCTGTGTTTCAGTATTCTTTTTGTAGAAAATGTCACTCCGTATTTCCGTAAGTCAACTGGTGCCAGGCACTATCATCTGCTCTTGATATGGGGTGTCGTGCTACAGATGTGAagtttatattgttttacaaATATGTaaactagtagtagtagttgttgttCTGTAACTTAGGTGTAATTGGTTATATTGACTGTATTAGTGTTCATTAGAATTAAACTAATACACGCCAATATTAGCTTGGTGCACATACCCAGGTATTGTAAGTAACAAAAAATTGTAgtacagaaatgacaaaaatgtttgGGGGTGCTAACAAGTTTGTTTGTACTCTGTGAAATGCTCATTATGGATCTAGGCAGAATTCTTACAAAAATTGAGTGATCCATATAAATGTCgtcagtgttttgtgtgggGTTACGCATTCGACTGCTCATCGATCATTAGCAGATTGTTTTTTAAACTCTCTGGTATTGGCCTTAAAATCCAGTTCTGGTTTGCTCTAGTGTTAAtgatggattttatttaatacaaCTGTCAGCAATAGAGGCTTTGCACTCATTTTTCTGTGGTTGTTAGGACTTCATGCATTTCTTTTCATCAAGTGAGAGATAGCACTTACTTTGCGAGGCAGTTAGATTCACAAGATCGCACGTGTTGACAGTCCATTTTGTCAGGTTTCTATTTCAATTGTGACCAAACCACAGTGGTTCAGACCAATCAGCGTCCTCTGAGGAGCTCATGGCAGCCACAGGTGAGcgctgttttcatttgagagCAACAGTGGCAGCTCGTGAAGAGTTCAGTGTAgttgctgctgtagcatcaggTGTGTAAGAAGTGTTTCTCCATTAAAAGCAAATCAGAAGCCAGAACAGCTCTGCCGGCTTTTCTCCATGGAAAAGAAGTTTTCTCTGTTCTACTACGTAATACTGCTCGTTGATCTGATGGGTTGAAGTTGACAGGCAGATggtccaatcacctgccaaatATGTTCCTGCACTCTTCCAAGCAGTTTCCaaggacgacttcccagatggttcagTGTTACAAACCATGTGGCGCGTCAGGTGAAGATAACATAGCTGACGGCTCGTTTTTACCCACTCAGCTGCTATCACACACCTCTGTTCACATAAATGTCTCCATCAACAGCCGTGgctggaggcattatgtttttagGTTGTCTGTCAATGTTCGTCTCACAATGTATCATTTTGTTTCAATTCACATACGTTTTATCACTTCCATTATTAATTTGTCAccattttcatcactttcattttcttcgATGAGTTTGATTTACTCCCACCCTCGAGGTGACTTTCCTTAAATGATAAATGGCAATTTTGTGTTGTGAACGATGAATGTAAGATGGGGAAGATGATGAAACATGGCTCTGCTGTCATCATATCATGACTATTTTAAACAAATAAGCTTTAAATGACTCAAATCACTTGatatttcatccatttttcaaTTCACACGTAttttcctcagctgtgttttcttatttccaCCCCTCATGCACTagaggatgaactgattagattttggttgTCAAAGGTCGCTGTtacctcacaaaacacacttttggCCGTAGAATTCTTAtgttaattatgacaaaaattCACATAAATGTCTCTTCTGGGTTGCAGATGTCTGcgaaacattcacattttacagtttgtagctttttgcagcagcatccatatttgaaacATTGTAGTTCACCACAGACTGATTgtttgtgctgatattgatcttcaggtgattgttgttgcaccatgtgatgaagctctctgtcagtcctccaaaaacactgtgtccttcatttcccataatgcaactcaacagTATCTTTCATTCGTCCCTGTCTGGTAAATGCACGTCATACAAAGTCTGTATCTCTGTACCTGTACCATGCCCAGATAACccagatgacatcatcaggggtCAATTTCTCAGACTTCTcagacaaagctcctccagagccgcACTAGACATTAAACTCAACTGTTAAACTGTTTTCACAAGCTGAGCAGGACTAACCGTGTAAGGTATATTGATCCTCATGTGAAGTTTAGTGGAGTGCCCCTCTGAACCATGCAGCTGCCCTGCAGAGTAAACCTGTTTTATTATTCTCACTGGGGTATGTTGTGGAGTAGAGCTCAGTgtaaactgtttgtgtgtgtgtgtgtgtgctgctgtggctgcaggggGTCTATACAGTGGAGAGGTGGTGGTCTGGGACACCAGTCAGACTCAGGACCCTATGCTGGTTCAAACTGGGATGTCAGCAGACAGCCACAGAGAGCCTGTTTATCAGGTGAGTTGATGCACTTTCTGTTTGGCTTCCTATTTAAAAGCTGTTGTTATCCAATCAGAATGGTCCTTCACTGATAGGACTCTGATTGATAGTTGACGGCCTGTTTGATGCCGGTGGAGAGGTTTAGTGTCCTATGATGGACTTTGTTTTGAGAGGCTTTGGTTGCAGGAATAAAATAGAACAAGATGTCAGATTCAGTTCAGTCTACTTTTGaatgctgctgtctgtgattATATGGAGCATTTTGATTTGTTACTAGTCCCTGTTGAAGCGAAGAAGAATGAACTTGACTGCAGttcttcagctgtgtgtgctctctgtgtgtgtgtgtgtgcaggttgcCTGGGTGCCCCTGCAGGACAAAGGAGAATTCGGGGTGCTCAGTGCCAGTTCAGGAGGACGGGTGCTGCTGTGGACGGTGAACTCAGACCTGGGCAGTTTGGTCCTGAATGCTGCCTACGCTTTAGTACGACAGCAGGTcccccacagcagcagcagcagcttcaaggTGAGCCTCGGGATGAAGGACGACGCTGAAACCAAGATGAACAGTGCATTGAGATGAGAGCAACACTGGTGTGTCAGTGAGATGACAGGATGTGGGCCTCGCTGTACTGTATCACAGTTTAAATGAGTCTCCACTGAGTCCTTGTTATctttaaaatctgaaatctgaaaaccTCCAGGGAGCATTCATCTTAATTTATCCATTGTAATTTCCGGTGTGGGCGTTTTGATCGCAAATGACTGTAAATGCAGAATCcacctctttggtccagacttaaATATCTCAACTATCGGATTGATTACAAACAttcctgttttcattgtatttattttaatcaataGAATTATTTTATGAATGCATCCTAAAGATAAGCTTCTGAggatttgacattttgtcaaCAGCACAGATATGAATGACAGGAAATAAAGTTCAGACAAGCCCTGAACAAAGTAGCCAAATAATTAAAATGCCTTTCATCTTCAAATGATCTTGTGCTGCAGTGTGCATGCAGAGTGAAACACGTGTAGTTTTGTGTCGCCCATAGGCTCGAGGCAGCAGCACTGTGGGCGTCACCTCCCTGGCTCTGTCTCCCTGGGACTCTGACACCTTCTTAGTGGGCTCAGAGGGCGGCCTGCTGCTCAGATGCTCCTTCGCCTCCCAGACGCTGGCAGCAGCGCCCTCTGAAGGCCAGAGCGTGACACCAAGAGCCCCGGCAGTCTTCTCCTTCAGGCCTCAGAGCGGTCCCGTCCACTCCATACACTGCTCCCCTTTCCACAGGTCACGGCTCTGTTCACCGACCAAACAATCCACCGCTGAAGTGATCAGCTGCTGACTTGTCATGTGTTGTCTGCAGGAACCTGTTTGTGAGTGCAGGGACTGATGGTTTGGTCCACCTccactctctgctgcaggccaACCCGCTGCTCTCTCTCAGGGTTTCTGACTCCTACGTGTTTCAGGTGCAGTGGTCTCCAACTAGGCCACTGGTTTTTGCTGCAGCCACCGGACAAGGTACAGCATGAAAACTTTGTGCACAGATGGGATCAGAAATACACTTCACTTCTTGCTAGGCCAAGTTTTTATAGTACATTTGTGGGTTTAAAGCTGGATTTACACATCCCACATGAGATTCAGATGAGGAAGGAGACCAAGTTGTATGAAGATTACTTATTATTCTTGTAAATACACAACAGCTATTAGAGTTTTCTCAACctgatatatacagtacagtgtgatGTGTTGGCCGTGTGAATGAAGCCATAGTATGTGAGGATGGAAGACAAACGCATCCTTATTGACTCTTGcgccctgtgtgtgtctctgtcaggtGAGGTGCAGATATTCGACCTGGGCCGCAGGTCCCTGAGGCCAGCTGCCACCATCGAGCCGGGAGGTGCGGGCCAAGCTGCAACTTGTTTGGCTTTCAACTATAACAACCCTCACCTCTTGGCAGTGGGCAGGACAGATGGGACAGTCAGCATTTGGCAACTGAGTGCAGATTTGACGGAGCAGAGCCCCAGAGAAAGCAGCCAGCTGGAGCAGATAGCCAATCAGGTGGCAGGATGAGACATGTTAGCCTGGGTCAGCTGAAGACTGCTGCATATGTCTGATTTATAtgaattttttttcaaatgctcACATTTCAAAGACTTTAACTGCAAGACTGTAAATTAtggaagtgaaataaaaacaacagagtcGAGGT
The Chelmon rostratus isolate fCheRos1 chromosome 19, fCheRos1.pri, whole genome shotgun sequence DNA segment above includes these coding regions:
- the LOC121622850 gene encoding cytoplasmic dynein 2 intermediate chain 2-like isoform X2, which gives rise to MKMRMEMEKMERMMRSCQTKAVHSTEAEVQTVLVTNSSTQTEPQYQVTEQLFQQNHDEPEPPGLKDFLQRVEDTLIRELVRNTRSHAFDGFQVNWEDRSNLVACLHCLQHPSSVERSLHVTSVSWNCTGSVIACAYGRIDDGDWSTERSYVCTWNLDRRGQNPKQADLVIDVPTAVTALCCHPNKPALIAGGLYSGEVVVWDTSQTQDPMLVQTGMSADSHREPVYQVAWVPLQDKGEFGVLSASSGGRVLLWTVNSDLGSLVLNAAYALVRQQVPHSSSSSFKARGSSTVGVTSLALSPWDSDTFLVGSEGGLLLRCSFASQTLAAAPSEGQSVTPRAPAVFSFRPQSGPVHSIHCSPFHRNLFVSAGTDGLVHLHSLLQANPLLSLRVSDSYVFQVQWSPTRPLVFAAATGQGEVQIFDLGRRSLRPAATIEPGGAGQAATCLAFNYNNPHLLAVGRTDGTVSIWQLSADLTEQSPRESSQLEQIANQVAG
- the LOC121622850 gene encoding cytoplasmic dynein 2 intermediate chain 2-like isoform X1; the protein is MNVSMFTDEALDSVSISSLWRKSQQSAQESRSCQTKAVHSTEAEVQTVLVTNSSTQTEPQYQVTEQLFQQNHDEPEPPGLKDFLQRVEDTLIRELVRNTRSHAFDGFQVNWEDRSNLVACLHCLQHPSSVERSLHVTSVSWNCTGSVIACAYGRIDDGDWSTERSYVCTWNLDRRGQNPKQADLVIDVPTAVTALCCHPNKPALIAGGLYSGEVVVWDTSQTQDPMLVQTGMSADSHREPVYQVAWVPLQDKGEFGVLSASSGGRVLLWTVNSDLGSLVLNAAYALVRQQVPHSSSSSFKARGSSTVGVTSLALSPWDSDTFLVGSEGGLLLRCSFASQTLAAAPSEGQSVTPRAPAVFSFRPQSGPVHSIHCSPFHRNLFVSAGTDGLVHLHSLLQANPLLSLRVSDSYVFQVQWSPTRPLVFAAATGQGEVQIFDLGRRSLRPAATIEPGGAGQAATCLAFNYNNPHLLAVGRTDGTVSIWQLSADLTEQSPRESSQLEQIANQVAG